From a single Raphanus sativus cultivar WK10039 chromosome 3, ASM80110v3, whole genome shotgun sequence genomic region:
- the LOC108847152 gene encoding ATP synthase small subunit 6-A, mitochondrial, producing the protein MRLFDPWPVFFKREWKRTWPFLTGFAVTGVLITKLTAGFTEEDAKNSKFVQQHRR; encoded by the exons atgaggttGTTCGATCCATGGCCAGTGTTCTTCAAGAGGGAGTGGAAACGTACTTGGCCGTTTCTCACCGGATTCGCCGTAACAGGCGTCCTCATCACCAAGCTCACCGCTGGATTCACTG AGGAAGACGCCAAGAACTCCAAGTTCGTTCAGCAACACAGGCGGTAA
- the LOC108847151 gene encoding putative pumilio homolog 19, with product MANRGDHPTVPPPPRRFTSPPRRRVTLTEENQSLLNSFRSSTPLTPQETATCTQSLFNLMTSSDASQFRELISRLGDGSDLRRMVSFLTSNNAPFLQTARNENGSNRMQDLLGRADDVDSFFLTAILRRFFYMMSDGDASRVAIRGMRVFSQEKRAAMHDHLLHDAVHLACDPDGYIVLNDIITDLDPRSLVRDRLLYVVARNAHRLSDHTFGSHVVQRVLQLNDLRCTRNVAVSLRGHFVYLSFTKYGSYVVEKLLDTEETGVMVVGELLLGCDGERLALLARNEFGNFVVWKALRVTQGMHRRDLFRRLVNKLRPFVHRLRFHGRIGAFLDSL from the coding sequence ATGGCAAACCGCGGCGATCACCCGAcggttcctcctcctcctcgacGATTCACCTCACCACCAAGAAGAAGAGTCACTCTCACCGAAGAGAATCAATCTTTACTCAACTCATTCCGCTCCTCCACCCCTTTAACCCCTCAAGAAACGGCCACGTGCACGCAGTCATTGTTCAACTTAATGACTAGCAGCGACGCGTCTCAGTTCAGAGAGCTGATCTCGAGACTAGGCGACGGAAGCGATCTCCGGAGGATGGTCTCGTTTCTGACGTCGAACAACGCTCCCTTCTTGCAGACGGCAAGAAACGAGAACGGCTCCAACCGCATGCAAGATCTCCTCGGGAGAGCAGACGACGTGGACAGCTTCTTCTTGACCGCTATCTTGCGCCGCTTCTTCTACATGATGAGCGACGGTGACGCGTCCCGCGTCGCGATTCGAGGGATGCGAGTTTTCAGCCAGGAGAAGAGAGCAGCGATGCACGACCACCTTCTCCACGACGCGGTTCACCTAGCGTGCGACCCGGACGGGTACATCGTGCTGAACGATATCATAACCGACTTGGACCCGCGTTCTCTCGTCAGAGACCGGCTCTTGTACGTAGTGGCGCGCAACGCTCACCGGTTAAGCGACCATACTTTCGGGAGCCATGTGGTCCAGCGCGTGCTTCAGCTGAATGACTTGCGTTGCACGCGTAACGTTGCCGTTAGCCTCAGAGGCCATTTCGTTTACCTCTCGTTTACCAAGTACGGAAGCTACGTCGTGGAGAAGCTTTTGGATACGGAGGAGACGGGGGTTATGGTGGTGGGTGAGCTTTTGTTGGGGTGTGATGGAGAGAGGTTGGCGTTGCTGGCGAGGAATGAGTTTGGGAACTTCGTGGTGTGGAAGGCACTGAGAGTGACGCAGGGGATGCATAGGAGGGATCTGTTTCGGCGTTTGGTGAATAAGCTCAGGCCCTTTGTCCATCGATTACGTTTTCATGGACGCATTGGAGCATTCTTGGACTCGCTTTAG
- the LOC108847149 gene encoding LOW QUALITY PROTEIN: putative pumilio homolog 19 (The sequence of the model RefSeq protein was modified relative to this genomic sequence to represent the inferred CDS: inserted 1 base in 1 codon; substituted 1 base at 1 genomic stop codon), with translation MKRKRLLQQRHHMXFSYVHINRHHHSSLHISQTLSHSLQSHYQNPXIIPSKTKSKELTYIMANGGDLRHTASGASIERESPAVPPPPPRATPTANIPPPRLITAPNGVNLTEANQSLLNSILSATPLTPQESNTCMQLLFNLMTSGEENGSAQFREVVSRSGLRRMASLLTSHHDRFLEMARNRNGSNRIYELLGRRDDVDTFFYNAIMSRFIHIMTDYEASSVGLQGMQVFSQEKQITMFEYVLRHAIHLACDPLGYAVLKKIIDGLGNFYYRGRLLDIVAQNALPLSYHAHGNYVVQHVLELHDLRCTHNVSASLSGRCFGLSFTKFGSYVVQKLLDTEEGAVTVVVELERCDEESLVRLAMSDYGNYVVLKALRVMQERNSEDLFWGLAGKLMPSVHLLRGRRIGEFLYSLC, from the exons ATGAAACGGAAAAGACTACTCCAGCAACGTCACCATATGTAATTTAGTTACGTTCATATAAATAGGCATCATCATTCATCACTCCACATATCTCAAACACTTTCTCATTCTCTACAATCACACTACCAAAACC TTATTATCCCTTCCAAGACAAAGAGCAAAGAGTTAACGTACATAATGGCAAACGGCGGCGATCTCCGTCATACCGCCTCAGGAGCATCCATCGAACGAGAGTCTCCAGCtgtccctcctcctcctccacgtGCAACCCCCACCGCCAACATCCCTCCTCCAAGATTGATCACCGCACCAAACGGAGTCAATCTTACTGAAGCGAATCAATCTTTACTCAACTCAATTCTCTCCGCCACCCCCTTAACTCCTCAAGAAAGCAACACGTGTATGCAGTTGCTGTTCAACTTAATGACTAGCGGCGAAGAAAACGGTTCGGCTCAGTTTAGAGAGGTGGTCTCAAGAAGCGGTCTTCGGAGGATGGCCTCGTTGCTGACGTCACATCACGATCGTTTCTTGGAGATGGCAAGAAACAGGAACGGCTCCAACCGCATATACGAGCTACTCGGAAGAAGAGACGACGTGGACACCTTCTTCTACAACGCTATAATGAGCCGCTTCATCCACATCATGACCGACTACGAGGCGTCCAGCGTTGGGCTGCAAGGGATGCAAGTTTTCAGCCAAGAGAAGCAAATCACCATGTTCGAATACGTTCTCCGCCACGCGATTCACCTGGCGTGTGACCCACTCGGCTACGCCGTGCTGAAAAAAATCATAGACGGCTTGGGCAATTTTTACTACCGAGGCCGGCTCTTGGACATAGTCGCGCAGAACGCTCTCCCCTTAAGCTACCACGCTCATGGGAACTACGTGGTCCAGCACGTGCTTGAATTGCATGACTTGCGTTGCACGCATAACGTTTCAGCTAGCCTCAGTGGCCGTTGTTTTGGCCTCTCGTTTACCAAGTTTGGAAGCTACGTCGTGCAGAAGCTTTTGGATACAGAGGAGGGTGCGGTTACGGTGGTGGTAGAGTTGGAGCGGTGCGATGAAGAGAGTTTGGTGAGGCTGGCGATGAGTGATTACGGGAATTACGTGGTGTTGAAGGCACTGAGAGTGATGCAGGAGAGGAATAGTGAGGATTTGTTTTGGGGTTTGGCGGGTAAGCTCATGCCCTCAGTTCATCTCTTGCGTGGACGCAGGATTGGTGAGTTCTTGTACTCGCTTTGTTAG